The following are from one region of the Vidua chalybeata isolate OUT-0048 chromosome 12, bVidCha1 merged haplotype, whole genome shotgun sequence genome:
- the RPN1 gene encoding dolichyl-diphosphooligosaccharide--protein glycosyltransferase subunit 1 → MPVQRGRRHLVPSPRGVPAMAGLLCRLLLLCLAAAGAGANLVLEEVRRSLDLSTHLAKISAELSLANAPGGAAASTFLLALEPGLEPRLAHLGVQVKGEEEEENALEVKETKVKGRSGKFFSVKLPSPLAPGAKVRVSVEMVFTHVLQPYPTHITQSEKQFVVFEGNHYFYSPYVTKTQTTRVKLASRNVESYTKLGNPSRTEDTIEYGPFKDIPPYSQDTLKVHYENNSPFLTITSMTRVIEVSHWGNIAVEETVDLKHTGAVLKGPFSRYDYQRQPDSGISSVKSFKTILPAAAQDVYYRDEIGNISTSHLLVLDDSVEMEIRPRFPLFGGWKTHYIIGYNLPSYEYLYNLGDQYALKMRFVDHVFDEQVTDSLTVKIVLPEGAKNIHVDSPYEISRASDELHYTYLDTFGRPVIVAHKSNLVEQHIQDIVVHYTFNKILMLQEPLLVVGAFYILFFTVIVYVRLDFSITKDPAAEARMKVACITEQVLTLVNKRLGLYRHFDEAVNKYKQSRDISTLNSGKKSLEMEHKALTNEIASLQSKLKTEGSDLCDKVSEIQKLDGQVKELVLKSSVEAERLVAGKLKKDTYIENEKMHSNKRQDLVSKIDNILDAL, encoded by the exons ATGCCCGTACAGCGCGGGCGCCGCCATCTTGTACCCTCCCCGCGCGGTGTGCCGGCCATGGCGGGGCTGCTGTGCcgcctgctgctcctctgcctggcGGCCGCCGGGGCCGGCGCCAATCTAGTGCTGGAGGAGGTGCGGCGCTCGCTGGACCTCAGCACGCACCTGGCCAAGATCTCGGCTGAGCTCAGCCTCGCCAATGCgccgggcggcgcggccgcctCCACCTTCCTGCTGGCGCTGGAGCCCGGGCTGGAGCCCCGCCTGGCCCACCTGGGCGTGCAG GTGaaaggtgaggaagaggaggagaacGCCTTGGAAGTGAAAGAGACCAAAGTTAAGGGCAGAAG TGGGAAGTTCTTCTCAGTAAAGCTGCCATCTCCTTTGGCCCCAGGAGCCAAGGTCCGTGTCTCTGTTGAAATGGTTTTCACACACGTCTTGCAGCCCTATCCCACCCACATCACCCAAAGTGAGAAGCAGTTTGTGGTCTTTGAAGGAAATCACTATTTTTACTCACCGTACGTCACCAAGACTCAAACAACCCGTGTCAAACTGGCCTCCAGGAATGTGGAGAGTTACACCAAGCTGGGCAACCCTTCCCGCACTGAGGACACGATTGAATATGGCCCCTTCAAGGACATCCCTCCATACAGCCAG GACACTCTGAAGGTGCACTATGAAAATAACAGTCCCTTCCTGACCATCACCAGCATGACACGAGTCATTGAGGTGTCTCACTGGGGTAACATTGCGGTTGAAGAGACGGTTGATTTAAAGCACACAGGAGCAGTGCTGAAAGGGCCTTTCTCCAGATACGACTACCAGAGACAGCCAGACAGTGGGATCTCTTCTGTCAAGTCTTTTAAG ACCattctcccagctgctgctcaggacgTCTATTACAGAGATGAAATTGGGAACATCTCCACCAGCCACCTTCTTGTCCTGGATGACTCTGTGGAGATGGAGATCCGTCCCCGATTCCCGCTTTTTGGGGGCTGGAAAACCCATTACATCATTGGCTATAACCTGCCAAGCTATGAATACCTCTACAATCTTG GTGATCAGTATGCCTTGAAGATGAGGTTTGTTGACCACGTGTTTGATGAGCAAGTTACAGACTCTCTGACTGTCAAGATTGTCCTGCCAGAAGGAGCCAA GAATATCCATGTGGACAGCCCCTATGAAATCAGTCGTGCCTCGGACGAGCTTCACTACACGTATCTGGACACTTTTGGACGTCCCGTTATTGTGGCACACAAGAGCAACCTGGTGGAGCAGCACATCCAGGACATCGTG GTTCATTACACCTTCAACAAAATCCTGATGCTGCAAGAGCCTCTCTTGGTAGTTGGAGCCTTTTACATCTTGTTCTTCACTGTGATCGTCTATGTCAGGCTGGATTTCTCCATCACCAAG GATCCAGCTGCTGAAGCCAGGATGAAGGTTGCCTGCATCACAGAGCAGGTGCTTACTCTGGTGAACAAGAGGCTTGGGCTGTACCGTCACTTTGATGAAGCAGTGAATAAATACAAGCAGTCACGGGACATCTCCACCCTGAACAGTGGCAAAAAGTCTTTGGAGATGGAGCACAAGGCCCTGACAAATGAAATAGCATCTCTGCAGTCTAAACTGAAGACAGAAGGCTCTGACTTATGTGATaaa GTAAGTGAGATTCAGAAGCTGGATGGCCAAGTAAAGGAGCTGGTGCTGAAGTCGTCGGTAGAGGCGGAGCGGCTGGTGGCAGGCAAGCTCAAGAAGGACACGTACATCGAGAACGAGAAGATGCATTCCAACAAGCGCCAGGACCTGGTCTCCAAAATCGACAACATCCTTGATGCGCTGTAA
- the RAB7A gene encoding ras-related protein Rab-7a, translating to MTSRKKVLLKVIILGDSGVGKTSLMNQYVNKKFSNQYKATIGADFLTKEVMVDDRLVTMQIWDTAGQERFQSLGVAFYRGADCCVLVFDVTAPNTFKTLDSWRDEFLIQASPRDPENFPFVVLGNKIDLENRQVTTKRAQAWCYSKNNIPYFETSAKEAINVEQAFQTIARNALKQETEVELYNEFPEPIKLDKTDRAKASAESCSC from the exons ATGACTTCTAGGAAGAAAGTGTTACTGAAAGTAATCATCCTTGGAGACTCTGG AGTGGGAAAGACATCGCTCATGAACCAGTATGTGAACAAGAAATTCAGTAACCAGTACAAGGCTACGATAGGTGCAGACTTCCTGACAAAAGAGGTGATGGTGGATGACAGGCTAGTGACAATGCAG ATATGGGATACAGCAGGCCAAGAACGATTTCAGTCTCTGGGAGTTGCCTTCTACAGGGGAGCAGATTGCTGTGTGCTGGTATTTGATGTCACGGCTCCCAACACGTTCAAAACCCTAGACAGCTGGAGGGATGAATTCCTCATTCAGGCCAGTCCAAGGGATCCtgagaattttccttttgttgtgCTGGGAAACAAGATTGACCTAGAAAACAGACAA GTCACCACAAAACGGGCACAAGCCTGGTGCTACAGTAAAAACAACATCCCCTACTTTGAAACCAGTGCCAAGGAGGCCATTAACGTGGAACAAGCTTTCCAGACGATTGCACGAAATGCACTTAAACAG GAAACTGAAGTGGAACTTTACAATGAATTCCCTGAACCCATCAAACTAGACAAGACTGACCGAGCAAAGGCTTCTgcggagagctgcagctgctga